In Melitaea cinxia chromosome 4, ilMelCinx1.1, whole genome shotgun sequence, a single genomic region encodes these proteins:
- the LOC123670399 gene encoding uncharacterized protein LOC123670399 — protein sequence MSENYQIHDILHYSRKSKKNRNGTSLEAFSNSRRDDNEELPESPRSDRVTADTASCSCDIDMDVEIANILHKKCPVIVLAQQQLQRLLDETDKLLCDNSHCCRSIYDVFKLFKEVIWNQHKCNCALTFIILLTFIIGLILGAASCGTSLRKFNSPILSCIDNLFISDKYSTLDDSFRAIV from the exons ATGAGTGAAAATTACCAAATCCATGATATTTTACACTATTCAAGGAAGTCTAAGAAAAATCGAAATGGAACTTCCTTAGAAGCTTTTTCAAACAGTAGAAGAGATGATAATGAGGAATTACCAGAATCGCCAAGAAGCGATAGAGTAACAGCAGACACTGCAAGCTGTAGTTGCGATATAGACATGGATGTGGAAATAGCTAATATTCTTCACAAAAAATGTCCCGTTATTGTATTGGCTCAACAACAGTTACAACGACTTCTAGATGAAACGGATAAATTACTTTGTGATAATAGTCATTGTTGCAG atcTATATACGatgtttttaagttatttaaagaAGTAATATGGAATCAACATAAATGTAACTGTGCTCTTACATTTATAATCCTACTAACGTTTATCATAGGCCTTATACTCGGCGCAGCTTCATGTGGAACTAGCCTGCGGAAGTTTAATAGCCCTATTCTTTCGTGTATTGATAATTTATTCATATCAGATAAATATTCAACCCTTGATGATTCATTTCGTGCTATTGTTTGA